From the genome of Fundulus heteroclitus isolate FHET01 chromosome 9, MU-UCD_Fhet_4.1, whole genome shotgun sequence, one region includes:
- the LOC105932458 gene encoding signal-transducing adaptor protein 1: protein MAKPTGRRKSQLPDLYYEGYLEKRSFKDKTSRKLWTCLCGNTLFFFNEKRDNDYTEKLDLTGLISVTDDSSQDAHLDAARFNVQTTRGNIKFTAPNAESRELWKGFMYSVAKLQVPVSLNLLPGQVHILRETVQKERQRLENLNPPPEPSPPTDVDTGKTEMPACYYEVPRLEAELLLEREAHKGNLLLRPGRDGRSFAMTTRQDLDGPVFRHYRLVANANGGFYIDVDKPVHFDTLHDVIAYMVEKTERTLTPLNIEEQYDKNICFILSDHENGERSLHPLLESDPAPEDPMPGTGNATPAEPEKVAERNAPATDKEETEDDETDLCSPGPTPPIPEPRTLVVPPSPAPRKNIPGSANSAAKPSIPANRPEKSRIVLSPEMKKQIHPAALMELKLKLGQKQKN, encoded by the exons ATGGCAAAACCAACCGGGAGGAGGAAGAGTCAACTGCCAGACCTTTACTATGAGGGTTACCTGGAGAAAAGGTCCTTCAAAGACAAG ACTTCTCGCAAACTGTGGACCTGCTTGTGTGGGAACACGCTTTTTTTCTTCAACGAGAAGAGGGACAACGAC TATACAGAGAAGCTGGATCTCACTGGACTGATCTCGGTGACGGACGACAGCAGCCAAGACGCACATCTGGATGCGGCCAGATTCAATGTTCAGACGACGAGGGGGAACATCAAGTTCACT gcccCAAATGCAGAATCTCGGGAACTCTGGAAGGGATTTATGTACTCTGTGGCCAAG CTGCAAGTGCCCGTCTCCCTGAACCTGCTGCCAGGCCAAGTCCACATCCTGAGAGAGACGGTCCAAAAAGAGAGGCAGCGACTGGAGAACCTAAACCCACCTCCAGAGCCGAGCCCTCCTACCGATGTCGATACGGGGAAAACAGAAATGCCTGC TTGTTACTACGAGGTGCCCCGTCTGGAGGCCGAACTGCTGCTGGAGAGAGAAGCCCACAAAGGAAACCTGCTGCTGAGACCTGGGAGAGACGGACGCTCCTTCGCCATGACCACCAGACAGGATCTAGATGG ACCTGTTTTCAGACACTACCGCCTAGTTGCTAACGCAAACGGAGGCTTCTATATCGATGTGGACAAACCC GTGCACTTTGACACGCTGCACGACGTGATCGCCTACATGGTGGAAAAGACCGAGAGAACCCTCACCCCCCTTAACATCGAGGAACAGTACGACAAGAATATCT GTTTCATTTTATCTGATCATGAAAACGGAGAGAGGAGCCTGCACCCTCTGCTAGAGTCTGACCCTGCACCAGAGGATCCCATGCCAG GTACGGGAAATGCGACACCTGCTGAGCCAGAAAAAGTCGCAGAGCGAAATGCACCTGCCACTGATAAGG AGGAGACAGAAGACGACGAGACGGATCTTTGTTCCCCTGGTCCAACTCCAC CGATACCAGAACCGAGAACACTAGTGGTGCCTCCATCTCCTGCTCCACGCAAGAATATCCCCGGCTCCGCCAATTCAGCCGCCAAACCCTCAATCCCCGCCAACCGCCCTGAGAAGTCCAGGATAGTCTTAAGTCCAGAAATGAAGAAGCAGA TTCACCCAGCAGCTTTAATGGAGCTGAAACTGAAGCTGGGGCAGAAGCAGAAGAACTAG